A window of Streptomyces broussonetiae genomic DNA:
CCGCGACGGGCAGTCTCGCCGGATGTGGATTCACCCGAGGCCGGCAGAGGCGGTCGGCACACTGCCGGGCAACTCGTTGTCTCCCGCTTCTGGTCGCCGTGACCTACCGGGCGGTATACAGACTCAGTCGAACCGAGGGGGAGGATTCATGACGAAGGACATACGTCCGGCGGACAGGACGAGAGGCCGACGGCGCGCCGCCGTGCTCGGGGTGGCACTGGGCGGTTGTGCCCTCGTCGCCGCCTCGACGACGCCGGCCGCCGCGCACTCCACCGGACCCGGCCGCGCTCTCGACTACGTGGCCCTCGGCGACTCCTACACCTCGGGCCCCGGCATCCCGGCCCAGGTGGACGCCAACTGCGCACGCTCCGACCACAACTACCCCTCGCTGGTGGCCGCACAGCACAAGGCGGCCACCTTCACGGACGTCAGCTGCGCGGGCGCGACGACCGCCGAGATGTGGCAGGCGCAGGGCAGCAACAAGCCCCAACTGGACGCGGTCGGGCGGGACACGGATCTGGTGACGGTCCAGATCGGCGGCAACGACGTCGGGTTCGGCCCGATCATCGCCACCTGCGCCCGGCTCGCCGCCCAGGACCCGACGGGCGATCCCTGCAAGCGCTCCTACGACGCCGACGGTTACGATCAGCTGGCCCTCGCTGTCCTCAAGACCGCGCCGAAGGTCGACAAGGTGCTGCGGGCCGTGCACGCCCGCGCGCCCCACGCCCGCGTGGTCGTCGTCGGCTATCCGGACCTGCTGCCCGACGACGGCACCGGCTGCTTTCCCCAAGTCCCGTTCGCAAAGGGTGATTTCCCCTATCTGCGGGACACCGAGAAGCGCCTGAACCTGATGCTGCGGCTGGTGGCCGCCGTCAACCGGGCCGAGTACGTGGACACATACGGCCCGACGGTCGGACACGACATGTGCAAGTCGCCCGCGGACCGCTGGATCGAACCGCTCCAGCCCGCCGCCCCCGCAGCGCCCGCACACCCCAACGCCAAGGGAGAACAGGCCATGGCCCAGGCGGTCCTGGACCGGCTCGGCCGGGGGCGCGGGCGGTACTGAGCCCGGCACCGCGACGGCGGCCGGCCGCGAACGGACCTGCGGCAGGCCGCCGTCGGCAGGCTCAGCCGCCGAGCGCGCTGTGCACCACGGCCTTGGCCTCCTCCTGGACCCGGGCGAGGTGGTCGGGCCCGAGGAAGGACTCGGCGTACACCTTGTAGACGTCCTCGGTGCCCGAAGGGCGGGCCGCGAACCAGGCGTTGTCCGTGGTGACCTTGATCCCGCCGATGGCGGCGCCGTTGCCGGGCGCCTCGGTGAGGACGGCCGTGACCGGCTCACCGGCGAGCGTGCCGGCGGTGACCTGGGCCGGGGACAACTTGCCGAGCAGCGCCTTCTGTTCGCGGGTCGCTGGGGCGTCGACACGGGCGTAGGCGGGTGCGCCGAAGCGCGCGGTCAGGCCGGCGTAGTGCTCCGAGGGGGTCTTGTCGGTGACGGCGGTGATCTCGGAGGCGAGCAGGGCCAGGATGATGCCGTCCTTGTCGGTGGTCCACACCGAGCCGTCGCGGCGCAGGAAGGACGCGCCGGCCGACTCCTCGCCGCCGAAACCGAGGGTCGCGCCGACCAGTCCGTCCACGAACCACTTGAACCCGACGGGCACCTCGACCAGTCGGCGCCCGAGATCGGCGGCGACCCGGTCGATCATCGTGGAGGAGACCAGCGTCTTGCCGATGCCCGCTGCGGCCGGCCACCGGTCGCGGTGCCGGTAGAGGTAGGAGATGGCGACCGCGAGGTAGTGGTTGGGGTTCATCAGGCCGGCGTCCGGGGTGACGATGCCGTGCCGGTCGGCGTCGGCGTCGTTGCCGGTGGCGATGCGGTACTGGTCGCGCCGCTCGATGAGCGAGGCCATCGCGTACGGCGAAGAGCAGTCCATACGGATCCGGCCGTCCCAGTCCAGCGTCATGAACCGCCAGGTGGGATCGGTGTGCGGGTGGACCACGGTGAGGTCGATGCGGTGCTGTTCGGCGATACGGCCCCAGTAGGCGACGGAGGCACCGCCGAGCGGGTCGGCGCCGATGCGCACACCGGCCGCGCGGATGGCGTCCAGGTCCAGCACGCTCGGCAGATCGCCGACGTAGGCACCGAGGAAGTCGTACCGCCCGGTCGTCTCCGCGGCGAGCGCCCGCGCGTACGGCACCCGGCGTACGTCCTTCAGGCCGCCCATGATGATCCGGTTGGCGCGGTCCTGGATCCAGGAGGTCGCGTCGGAGGCCGCGGGGCCGCCGCTCGGCGGGTTGTACTTGAAGCCGCCGTCGGCGGGCGGGTTGTGCGACGGGGTGACCACCACGCCGTCGGCGAGGCCCGAGGTGCGGGCGCGGTTGTGGGTGAGGACGGCGTGCGAGACGGCGGGGGTGGGCGTGTAGCCGTCGGCGCTGTCGACGAGCACGCTCAC
This region includes:
- a CDS encoding SGNH/GDSL hydrolase family protein; the encoded protein is MTKDIRPADRTRGRRRAAVLGVALGGCALVAASTTPAAAHSTGPGRALDYVALGDSYTSGPGIPAQVDANCARSDHNYPSLVAAQHKAATFTDVSCAGATTAEMWQAQGSNKPQLDAVGRDTDLVTVQIGGNDVGFGPIIATCARLAAQDPTGDPCKRSYDADGYDQLALAVLKTAPKVDKVLRAVHARAPHARVVVVGYPDLLPDDGTGCFPQVPFAKGDFPYLRDTEKRLNLMLRLVAAVNRAEYVDTYGPTVGHDMCKSPADRWIEPLQPAAPAAPAHPNAKGEQAMAQAVLDRLGRGRGRY
- the pgm gene encoding phosphoglucomutase (alpha-D-glucose-1,6-bisphosphate-dependent) yields the protein MPHERAGRPAGPEDLVDVARLVTAYYALHPDPAEPGQRVAFGTSGHRGSSLASAFNEDHIAATSQAICEYRAARGTDGPLFLGADTHALSEPAKVTALEVFAANGVSVLVDSADGYTPTPAVSHAVLTHNRARTSGLADGVVVTPSHNPPADGGFKYNPPSGGPAASDATSWIQDRANRIIMGGLKDVRRVPYARALAAETTGRYDFLGAYVGDLPSVLDLDAIRAAGVRIGADPLGGASVAYWGRIAEQHRIDLTVVHPHTDPTWRFMTLDWDGRIRMDCSSPYAMASLIERRDQYRIATGNDADADRHGIVTPDAGLMNPNHYLAVAISYLYRHRDRWPAAAGIGKTLVSSTMIDRVAADLGRRLVEVPVGFKWFVDGLVGATLGFGGEESAGASFLRRDGSVWTTDKDGIILALLASEITAVTDKTPSEHYAGLTARFGAPAYARVDAPATREQKALLGKLSPAQVTAGTLAGEPVTAVLTEAPGNGAAIGGIKVTTDNAWFAARPSGTEDVYKVYAESFLGPDHLARVQEEAKAVVHSALGG